The genomic region ATAAAGGCATTGCCGCGCATACCGTAGACTAAAAATGTATCGTCACTAAGATTAAGACCACCATATAGTGAACCGTTGTAGAATGGGTCTATTGATGACCAATTGCCTTGTGCCTCTTTTAAGAAGGCAACACCTTGTTCACCAATAAGCAGCTGCTTGCCAATTTCGCCTGTATTAATCAGCGCATTTAGATGCCAATCGGTGTTTTCTGGTGCAGAAATAAATGACCAGTTGTGACCTTGATCTTGTGATTGGGCAAACATACCAAACGCACCAACGGCTGTAAGCGTACCATCATTATCCAATGATAACGTTAACAATGGATCGTAACGCTCGGCATCAAAATGCACCTCTTGCCAGTTTTTGCCACCATCTTCTGTACGCAGTATCCAGCCTTGATGACCAACGGCTACACCGACGTCGGGCGTGATAAATAACACTTCGGTTAACATTGCAAAACGTGGCTTATCCACATTTGCTTGTTGCCATTGTTGACCGCCGTCATTTGAATACAGTATATGACCTAACTCGCCAATAACGACGATACCGGCGCTACTTTTGGTAATATCGTTAAGACGCATAGTGTTTACAGGTAAGGTGTATGAATCAAGTGGCTGGACGTGTCGAGGGGAGAATGAATAAATCCCGGCCAGTGCTACTGCTGTACAGATGAGTAGACCATACAATAACCGCATAAAATACCTCTAGTATGTGTTGTTACAATTCCTTAACGCACTATCTAGAACTTACCACGCAGCGACATCGTCCATATGCGCTAGAGCAAACACTCAACAAAAAAGGGCTAGTCCGAATTGACGATGATAACCACAATAAATGGCGGAGAATTAGGCATACTTTACTTAAAGAGGAAGCCAGCATGGGTACGTTACCAAATCCAGCAATATTTGATCATATATCAAATGAGTACATGTCTGCTGAAGCACATGAATTGATTAACAAAGCTAAGGCGTTAGCGCCATTATTAAAAGAAAAAGCACGCTTTGCCGATGACAACGGCGGCGTATGTCCTGAAGTCATTCAGGCTATCTCAGATGCCGGATTGTTCCGTATTTTACAGCCCAAGCGCTGGGGCGGTTATGAAATGGACCCGCGCGTTTTCTATCGTTGTCAAATGGAACTTGCCAAAGCGTGTATGTCTACCGCATGGATTTACGGCGTTGTTGGTGTACATTACTGGCAATTATCGCTATTTCCAGAGCAAGCGCAGCAAGACGTATGGAAAGACGATCCTGCGACCTTAATTGCTTCAACTTACATGCCAGTTGGTAAAGCTGAAAAAGTTGATGGCGGTTATCGTTTTTCAGGTCACTGGCGCTTTTCAACAGGCGTTGAACATTGTCAGTGGATTTTCTTAGGTGGTTTATTGCCAAAAAAAGAAGGTTCAGATGAATTGCAACACGTCACCTTCTTATTGCCTAAAGGCGACTATACCGTTAAAGAAAACTGGGACGTATTGGGCCTACGTGGTACCGGTAGTCATGATATCATCGTCGACAACGTGTTTGTTCCAGAGCATCGTACCAACGCCACCAACGATCACAGCGATGCAGCGTGTCCTGGGCGTGAATTAAACGATAACTGGTTGTACAAAATCCCATTTGCTCAAGTATTCCAACGTGCGGTCTCTTCAGCTTGTATCGGTGCGTTAGATGGTGCGGTCAACACGTTTAGAGAATACGCGGCAAGTCACGTTGGTGCTCACGGTAGCGCAACTGCGCAAGATCCAAATGCACAAATGGCGGTGAGTGAAGCGATGATGTTAACCGACCAATTAAAGCTTGTCCTATACCGCAACTACGAGCAAGTAGTACAAAGTGCTGCCCTTGATCAGCAAATGCATGTGGAAGAGCGCCTGTTCCAACGCGCACAATCAGCCTATGTTGCCAAGTCGTGTGCCGAAAAGGTTAATGAAATTCTACGTGCTTGTGCTGCTTCAGGTATGTATAAAGACAACCCTATCGAGCGTTTTTTCCGTGACTTAACGCAAGCACGTGGCCATATTGCCAACAACGCCGATGCCTACCTACGCGCACACGGTGCGGTGATGCTAGGCTTACCAAACCAAGATCCGTTCGTTTAAGGAGTTGGTATGTCTAGTGGCATTTATCAGTCGTTAGAGGTTATAGGAGTTCGGCACGAAAGTGCCGACGCCTGCAGTTTTACCTTTGCAGTACCTGAATCTATGCAACAAGATTTTCAGTACCAAGCAGGGCAATTCCTTACCCTCAAAGTGCCTCATCATGAAGGCGAGTTATTACGCTGCTATTCAATGTGCAGCTCTCCTGTCGTTGATAAGCAGCTGCAAATTGCAGTGAAACGTGTTGTCGATGGTCGTGCCTCTAATTGGTTATGTGACAACCTTGCGGTTGGCAGCCAGCTTGAAGTGATGCGCCCTGCCGGTGTTTTCACGGTAAAAGATTGGAGCAAAGATTTACTGTTATTTGCCGGTGGTAGCGGTATTACCCCAGTATTTTCGATTCTTAAAACCGCGTTAGTACAAGGTAGCGGTAAGGTGCGTTTGGTGTATGCCAATCGCGATGTCGATAGCATTATCTTTAATCACGAGTTAAATGCCCTACGTCAACGTCACCCTGAGCGCCTTGAAGTGATTCACCTACTTGACGCACTGCAAGGTGTACCGTCGGTTGGCTTGCTGCAAGCGCTGTGTTTTGACTATCAACAAGCCGCAGCTTACGTATGTGGCCCAGGTCCTTATATGGATGCCGTTGAAACAGCCTTACACAATGCTGGCGTCAACAAAGATGATATTCATATTGAACGCTTTATTTCGTTGTCATCTGCGCCCAAAGCGGTTGAACCATCAATAAGCACTAACGAGAATGAAAGCGACATTATCGTTGATATTGATTTGTATGGTAATCAGCACACGATTTCTTGTACGGATGGAGAAACCGTATTAAATGCGGCACGTCGTCAAGGCATTGAGCTACCTTTTTCCTGTGAAGTAGGTATGTGTGCCTCTTGCATGTGCGAAATTAAAGAAGGTAACGTTGACTTATTAGAGAACGAAGTCCTGTCAGAACGAGACCTCGAGCAGAAGTTAACACTCAGCTGCCAAGCTGTTCCGACCAGTAAACAGGTAAAACTTCGCTTTACCTAATTGAATTAACCTGCCATTTACCTTATTGTTACCCTGTCGCGAGACATCATAATTATAATGACAATCTGGAAAACAAAAATGGCAGGAATTAACCTACGTATCGAAGAATACGACGATATCATTGGGTTGCTGTATGATGCTGCAATTGATGAGTGCTCATGGGGCGAGCCACTTAATAACATCCGTCACGCGCTACAAGCGAACTATGTGACGCTCATATTAAAGGCACCGCAACCGTTTGATGATAATGACGATTTAGGCCTAATGGTCTTTGTTGGTGGCAACGACGATGGTGATGGTTTCGTAAAATATCAACAATATCAACACACCTTAACTCCGTTTAAAGACAAACAACCCGATAAAATCTATACCGTCAGTGACATCATGTCCGCAGACGAATGGGAAAACAGTAATTACTTCCAACACTGGGTACCTGATGATGTCTATCACGTCATGTCGGTAGATATCGCCACTGAGAACAACGGTCGTTTAGGGTTTCGAGTCACCCGACCACCGGGCACTGAAGATTTTAATGAGCAAGACAAAGCTCTTGCCTATCAGTTGATCCCACACCTGCGCCGTGCACTGAGTATTCACAACCAAATTGACCGCAATTACTCGCTTGGTGTCATGTATTCGCAGGCCATCGGCCGAATGTCGACAGCAACTTTGTTGATTGACCGCAATGGTAAGATCCTCGATAAAAACGTCTATGCGCAAGAAATATTAGACCGCAAGGACGGTTTAAAAATAGTAGGCGGCTCTTTAGAAGCCACCTACCCTAGCGACAATAAGCGTTTACGTGAATTGATCAAGCAAGCCTTTGCCGACTCTATTTCACAACAATCTGCAGGCTTACCGGAAGCGATGTCAATTACCCGCACCTCCAGCGAAGTCAAACTTGGTGTGGTGATCGAACCTATACCGGCAACATCATGGGCTGTCGGCTCTGGCGAACCTACGGCGGTCATTTACATCCGTGATTCGGTGAGTAAAGCCCACACCAGTGCAGATATTGCCAAAAAATTGTTTGACTTAACGCCTGCAGAAACTGCTTTATCGATGCAATTAGCCAATGGTTTATCGTTAGAAGAAGCAGCAGAGGCTTTGGGTGTTAGACGTAACACAGCACGTGCGCATTTGCGTTCGATTTTCTCAAAAACTGGCGTTAGACGACAAACTGAGTTGGTGAGAATCTTCTTGAATTCTGTTGCGGCACTAGGTTATCACGAGGCCTAATAGCCAACGCTGATCACAAGCGCAAATACCTGAATTTAGGTTGGGAGATGGTAACGGTGCCATAATTACATAGTACCGTTACCTAATTTGACAACCGATAATCTTGCCGTCTTTTCGACGAATTACTTACCAGTAAATTTTGGATGCCGTTTTTCGATAAATGCCATCATACCCTCGGTTTTATCCTGGGTGGCAAATAATAACGCATTAGCACGACGCTCTAACGCCATAGCGCTCTCAAGCGAGGCGTCTAAGCCGTGTAAAATCACTTCTTTGATTTGCTCTGCCGCAAGCGGTGGCATATGAGCAATACCTTTGGCCAACTTCAACGCATGCGCTAAGGTATCCTCATCATCACATAACTCGCTAACAAGTCCTGCAACCCAGGCCTCTTCAGCCGTTATAGGCTTACCCGTTAACGCCATATGCATGGCCTTGGCTTTACCTACCGCTCTGACTAAACGCTGTGTACCACCAATACCCGGCATAATACCGATACGGATCTCTGGCTGGCAAAAGCTTGCTGAGCGACCGGCAACGATGATATCAGCCAACATGGCCAGCTCACAGCCACCACCAAACGCATAACCATTAACGGCCGCAATCACCGGCTTAGGGCACTGTTGAATAGGCGCCCAAAGACGTTCGGTGTGACGTTTGTAGATATCTATCGCGGTGGCTTCCACCATCGAGTGAATATCACCACCGGCGGCAAATACTTCTTCACCGCCGGTTAAGATAATACAACGCACATCGTCACGGTTGCCAAGCTCTGTAAACTGCTTTGATAAGGCATTTTGTAAAGTCAAACTGAGTGCGTTAGTGGCATGTGGTCGATTCAGTGTTAGCTGGGCAACACCTTCAACCGGAAAGTCCAATAACAACACCTCAGATTCGATCTCGTTTGCTTCCATGACTTATTACCCTAATTAGAATGATTTAGGACGGATCATGGCGTCCATACCGCCATCGACAAACAATACACTACCATGCACAAACTGCGCATGCTCAGACTGTAAGAATGTCACCGCGTTGGCGATTTGTTCAGGCTCGGTATGCGCCCCCAATGGTGCGACAAAGTTTTTCACCGCGCTGCCAAATACCGGATCTTCTAATGATGCTTGGTGTAATGGCGTTGACACCGCTCCTGGTGCAATCACATTTAAACGCACGCCAAGTTTGCCAAAAGCAACCGCTTGTTGGCGGCAATACGCGGTAAGTGCGTATTTTGACGCCGAATAAGCAATGTGTGGCCCTTGGGTGTCGGTTTCAAGTAAGGTGGCAATACGCTCACGGTCTTGCTCAAGCAGTGCTAAGCTCAACGCATCTGGCGCGGCTAATTGCTGGCTGGCTGCAAACGAGCCAATCACGGTAACCGCTGGCTTATCGCTTTGGGCTAAACGCTCTTTTAAGCCGTCGATTAACGCCACTGCCCCAAAGAAATTTACTTCGGTGATGATGTCATAACGTGGTGCAGTAACACCAACGCCTGCACAGCACACTAAACCGTCGATACGCTCAGCTTTAGCTAATACTTGCTCAACCGCTAACTTGCGACCCGCTTCGGTGCTTAAATCTGCAACCACATCCGCTTCTTGGCGATCAACACTGATCACTTGATGACCTTGTTGTTCTAATTGTTTCTTAACGGCCGCACCAATACCTGATGCTGCACCTGTAATCACTGTTGTTTTCATTATTATTTTCCTTGTCTCGCCTTAGCCATGGTCATTGCCGTATCGTCAATCATATCTTCTTGACCACCAACGGTTTTCATACGACCTAACTCGACTAAGATATCACGTGCTGACACACCATACTCCTTCTCAGCGCGTTGCGCAAATAACAAGAACGATGAGTACACGCCGGCATAGCCTAGTGTTAAGGCATCACGGTCAACACGAATTGGCTGATCCATCATCGGCGTCACTAAATCTTCAGCGACATCCATGATCTTGTATAAGTCAACACCATGGTTTGCGCCCATGCGCTCTAATACCGCAACAAATACTTCTAACGGTGTGTTACCCGCGCCAGCGCCTAGGCCTGCGGCAGAGCCGTCAATACGATTAGCACCGGCATTAACCGCCGCTAATGAGTTAGCGATACTCATGCCTAAGTTATGGTGACCGTGAAAACCAATTTCAGTGTCTTTTGATAGCTCACTACGTAATAAAGCAATGCGTGATGTTACGTCATCAGGCAGCATGTAACCCGCAGAATCGGTACAATAAATACAGTTTGCACCGTAAGATTCCATTAATTTTGCTTGCTCTAGTAATTGCTCTGGTGTCACCATGTGGGCCATCATTAAAAAGCCCACTGTATCTAAACCAAGTTTG from Thalassotalea sp. Sam97 harbors:
- a CDS encoding helix-turn-helix transcriptional regulator; the protein is MAGINLRIEEYDDIIGLLYDAAIDECSWGEPLNNIRHALQANYVTLILKAPQPFDDNDDLGLMVFVGGNDDGDGFVKYQQYQHTLTPFKDKQPDKIYTVSDIMSADEWENSNYFQHWVPDDVYHVMSVDIATENNGRLGFRVTRPPGTEDFNEQDKALAYQLIPHLRRALSIHNQIDRNYSLGVMYSQAIGRMSTATLLIDRNGKILDKNVYAQEILDRKDGLKIVGGSLEATYPSDNKRLRELIKQAFADSISQQSAGLPEAMSITRTSSEVKLGVVIEPIPATSWAVGSGEPTAVIYIRDSVSKAHTSADIAKKLFDLTPAETALSMQLANGLSLEEAAEALGVRRNTARAHLRSIFSKTGVRRQTELVRIFLNSVAALGYHEA
- the dmpG gene encoding 4-hydroxy-2-oxovalerate aldolase, with translation MDITNKKVILHDMSLRDGMHARRHQISVEQMVAVATGLDDANVPLIEVTHGDGLGGASLNYGFPAHTDEEYLSAVIPQLKQAKVSALLLPGIGTVDHLHMAKDLGVNTIRVATHCTEADVSVQHINASAKLGLDTVGFLMMAHMVTPEQLLEQAKLMESYGANCIYCTDSAGYMLPDDVTSRIALLRSELSKDTEIGFHGHHNLGMSIANSLAAVNAGANRIDGSAAGLGAGAGNTPLEVFVAVLERMGANHGVDLYKIMDVAEDLVTPMMDQPIRVDRDALTLGYAGVYSSFLLFAQRAEKEYGVSARDILVELGRMKTVGGQEDMIDDTAMTMAKARQGK
- a CDS encoding enoyl-CoA hydratase, which codes for MEANEIESEVLLLDFPVEGVAQLTLNRPHATNALSLTLQNALSKQFTELGNRDDVRCIILTGGEEVFAAGGDIHSMVEATAIDIYKRHTERLWAPIQQCPKPVIAAVNGYAFGGGCELAMLADIIVAGRSASFCQPEIRIGIMPGIGGTQRLVRAVGKAKAMHMALTGKPITAEEAWVAGLVSELCDDEDTLAHALKLAKGIAHMPPLAAEQIKEVILHGLDASLESAMALERRANALLFATQDKTEGMMAFIEKRHPKFTGK
- a CDS encoding SDR family oxidoreductase, whose product is MKTTVITGAASGIGAAVKKQLEQQGHQVISVDRQEADVVADLSTEAGRKLAVEQVLAKAERIDGLVCCAGVGVTAPRYDIITEVNFFGAVALIDGLKERLAQSDKPAVTVIGSFAASQQLAAPDALSLALLEQDRERIATLLETDTQGPHIAYSASKYALTAYCRQQAVAFGKLGVRLNVIAPGAVSTPLHQASLEDPVFGSAVKNFVAPLGAHTEPEQIANAVTFLQSEHAQFVHGSVLFVDGGMDAMIRPKSF
- a CDS encoding 2Fe-2S iron-sulfur cluster-binding protein, yielding MSSGIYQSLEVIGVRHESADACSFTFAVPESMQQDFQYQAGQFLTLKVPHHEGELLRCYSMCSSPVVDKQLQIAVKRVVDGRASNWLCDNLAVGSQLEVMRPAGVFTVKDWSKDLLLFAGGSGITPVFSILKTALVQGSGKVRLVYANRDVDSIIFNHELNALRQRHPERLEVIHLLDALQGVPSVGLLQALCFDYQQAAAYVCGPGPYMDAVETALHNAGVNKDDIHIERFISLSSAPKAVEPSISTNENESDIIVDIDLYGNQHTISCTDGETVLNAARRQGIELPFSCEVGMCASCMCEIKEGNVDLLENEVLSERDLEQKLTLSCQAVPTSKQVKLRFT
- a CDS encoding acyl-CoA dehydrogenase family protein, which translates into the protein MGTLPNPAIFDHISNEYMSAEAHELINKAKALAPLLKEKARFADDNGGVCPEVIQAISDAGLFRILQPKRWGGYEMDPRVFYRCQMELAKACMSTAWIYGVVGVHYWQLSLFPEQAQQDVWKDDPATLIASTYMPVGKAEKVDGGYRFSGHWRFSTGVEHCQWIFLGGLLPKKEGSDELQHVTFLLPKGDYTVKENWDVLGLRGTGSHDIIVDNVFVPEHRTNATNDHSDAACPGRELNDNWLYKIPFAQVFQRAVSSACIGALDGAVNTFREYAASHVGAHGSATAQDPNAQMAVSEAMMLTDQLKLVLYRNYEQVVQSAALDQQMHVEERLFQRAQSAYVAKSCAEKVNEILRACAASGMYKDNPIERFFRDLTQARGHIANNADAYLRAHGAVMLGLPNQDPFV
- a CDS encoding WD40/YVTN/BNR-like repeat-containing protein, which encodes MRLLYGLLICTAVALAGIYSFSPRHVQPLDSYTLPVNTMRLNDITKSSAGIVVIGELGHILYSNDGGQQWQQANVDKPRFAMLTEVLFITPDVGVAVGHQGWILRTEDGGKNWQEVHFDAERYDPLLTLSLDNDGTLTAVGAFGMFAQSQDQGHNWSFISAPENTDWHLNALINTGEIGKQLLIGEQGVAFLKEAQGNWSSIDPFYNGSLYGGLNLSDDTFLVYGMRGNAFISDDNGQNWRTIENQIPVSLFAHHVLPSGHILLAGQGGTIFLSSAHGEKLQPIHGGKRWSITGMLPLGSNEFLLATNEGVKRVSLTQALAHITG